The region atccaatttaaaaaattaactataattttataaaatttcgaaaattatataatttgacATCTAATTTTAGCATTTTGAATGACatatttatacatgtattttttttatttcactttaCTTTTATTGAAACAAAGTAGACAATATTTTATCTTAACAAAGTAGATAATATCTAAAATTTTGTCGCAATATATTGTAAATAATACAACTGTAGccgttttgtttttataataacaaaGTAAATTTTGTAACTGTTTTATGGAAGAGttatatttgaacatttttatatGGGACGGATATTTTGCTAGCTAATTACTTGGGTGACATGCACAGAGAGATGTAGAATTGGAGCGACTCCACAAAATGAATGGTACTTTTTCAGCCACAAGGATAGGAAGTATCCAACAGGATCAAGGACGAATAGAGCTACAAATGCCGGGTTTTGGAAGGCAACGGGAAGAGATAAATGCATTCGGAACGTTTACAAGAAGATCGGTATGAGAAAAACCCTGGTTTTCTACAGAGGAAGAGCTCCTCATGGACAGAAGACTGACTGGATCATGCATGAGTATCGGCTTGAAGATGGGGATGATGTTGATGCAAACTCCAATGTAAGCCTTTCTTTCTAGTAGCTTAAAAGGATCATTGTTTCTCtcctatttttattattaaactttaattatagAGATTTTTCGGGAAAAAAGATGTATTACATGACAATGGACGTTTTCTTATAACGCCCAAAATTTGTCATGTATgtataatttatctaaaactTTTCTGCTAAGATGATATTATGCATGTACAATAAGTTTTAAGACAAAAATCAATTTCCACGTTTATCTTCATCCAGAgaacttaataaaattatagttttgtaactaaaatataacaaatctAAGTGTAATCACTAAAATGAAATAAGTCTAATGGTGTTAAAAAGtcaaacattttttattttttaataatttatccaTATCTTTCAAAAATTGTAAGTCTATCATAATTTGGATAATGCACTGGAAATCTATACAATTTGACACAATTGATTTATTTATGCCTACCTgaaatatgtaattttttttagaaaatcagAAAGAAAAGGAGTTGTCAATCAAAATGCCATATAGTTCACATaaatcaattttcaaattttttatatcaaatttgaaaaattgaatagaTTTTATGTTATTGctaatgaatttttatgatagaataatgaagattttaaaattgtttctcCAAATacggatttatttgtattaattaaataattaaactcttcaaattttgtATTTGCTACTTGGATATAGttgacataaaatataaaattgttaaaaacggATTATAGTATTATCTAATTACTAAACTATAGACATTTTACAATAGACGTTTTACAGAATACTTAGCATTGGAGTACATTTTAATAAACAACCGTTTATTTTTGAATCAATGGAGGTTATGTTAGCAATTCAAACGAAGAATTGTTAATTTGGCAACAAACACAAACACATTGGATAATCATATAAATTTACCACAAAAGCAACTTTTAATATGTATTGCTATAGTAACATATCGTTGATGTAAAAAGTAAAATCAATTACCAATATATACTAAATGAAATGATGATAAAATCGCTATGTAAAAgacaaataaattaagaaaagacGACATTTTTTCTTGAACATTTGTTAAAACCAAACTAACATACTTTTGTATTCAGTATATATTTATCATTTCACCGTGATTATGGATATGTTAATTCATGTTACCTAGTTAAAAATGTTATTTGGTGATGAATTTCATtgtctatcttttttttattgggGAGGAGCGCTTGTAGGAGGAAATGAACCCATGACCTTGACAGTTTACTGTCCagcgcttatactatttgaattACAGCTCGTTATACTATTTGAGTTACTGCTCGTTGGTTTCATTGTCTATCTTAAATGTGCAGGAGGATGGCTGGGTAATATGTAGAGTATTTAAGAAAAAGAATCTGTTCAAAATTGTAAATGAAGGAGGAACAAGCACCAACTCATCTGATCACCACCAactcaacaacaacaacaacacatCAATTACCATGCAACCTCGTACTTACATGCACTTACCTTTTGAACTAAACAAACCTGAACTTGCACTTCATCACTACCCACACACCATGGCTACATCTCAATATTCTATTTTCCAATCTCAAACCCTAGCTCCATCCCATACTACCAAGCTATTAGGTTACGAATACTCGAACCCCGCTAGGGATTGTGAGAGTGGAAGTGAAAGTATTAGATATGATCAAGCTGGTTTAGATGTGGGTAGTTGTGATCAAGCAACCGCTGCAGGCGGATTGAATGATCATTGGGCTATGCTTGATCGGATTGTTACTCCTCATCTTGCCGGTAATGCGAATTCGTCATCGGTTCAACCGATTAATCATCAATCGATGCGCGGGGAGATGGATTTTTGGggctatgaaaaataattaatgctTTTAAATACTCTCTTTGTGTTTTAAAATTgctatatatttttcatttcatttttaagTTAGAATGAGATGAATATTTAACCTACAAACGAAAGCTGTAATTTAATTAtgtgattttatgtaatttttactATTTGTGAAAGGTTTATTGGAAATTGTATATTACAAGTAAAATATATTCACATCGTTTTCTTTTGATAATGTGGTGTTGTTACGAGAgtagtgttttattttttaagagagagagatatttatcaaaaaacaaaCAGAGAGAGATATAAAATATGATTCTTCAGATAAGtaccaataaaaaataaaatattctcaaaaatacaacgtcaaagtttatttttaaaaaaatacaatttgtactttttaaaaaaaaaatcaatatcaaaattACGATTTTGGTTAACCAACTGTATACTAACAGGTTACtaattatactaaaaaatattttatgttttaaatgcacaattttaatttactaaaaaattattaacaatatactgcaaattaattaattataacttTATCATCGGTTTATTCAAAGTTCACTAACGgcgtactaaaaataaaatttataattttttttaaagttacaatttgtttaaaatagacaaccaacagtttactaacgctttattaataatatattcaaaataaaacttattaCATGTTAAACAACTGTTTATCCAAAGTTaatcattggttaaccaacacccAAAACACTATAGATATACCAAGAGTGCCGCATCcatattctcataagcatttcttcaaacaatAAGAGTGCAGTATCAAAATCGGACCACCACCGACAACTACCATCCTCCACAACCATCAAATCATACaacatgtcacgacccgattttcACCTGAAACTCGAACtgagaccagcgctagggaatgggagtggttgctccaaaacccgtagcaagcctaaaaatcttataaatttttcgcaaatgaAGACCATAcatcacatatgatctgtttttAGAAAACATCGTTAAATCATTTTCTCGTTTAACGAAAATACATTTCTGAAAACATGTTCGTAAAATcccgattgtatttcaagaagtGAGAGCGTAAACATCATTCTCTTATGACGTAGCTTATgttctgtttccaatacaatacTAAAATGCTATTAACACAAAACCAGTGTACCTCTTTAAAGAATTGGTACAAGCATTTTAAAAAACACAAAGCTTTGAAATCATATatcatatacagtagttcaaattagagtttatcaaaataagtttgaactactgtaaacagaaagttaaccattggttaacaaGGTACACAATTGCTATATCAAAATCCAGACGGTCTTCTTTTGCCTATTCCAAAATCCTTAGGATCTCCAGGAATCCACAACTTGGTCTTCTTTTGCCTATTCTAATGGCGGTCGGAGTCCTCTTGATCAGTTCCTTCAAAATCCAGACGGTCTTGATCCATGTCCTTGATGCCATCCTCAAATGTATGAGTAGAATCATTGTTCTTTGAAGGAGTCCTCTTTTCTGTTTGTCTTCCAGAATAAACATTTTTCGCATTCGCTTGTATTGAGCGCTTTGCTCCAATCGGTGCACAAGTAGACACAACATCACAATGCAAAATTGCATTAGTGGCGGCTTCAAAAATGTCTCTCCCGCATTCTTAGTTTTCAGTTTGATGACTTTCCTTGATTCTTTTACTGGTGTCTTTAGCCATTTTCTAGACCACCAATCAAAGTAATCCTTGGTAAGAAAAGTTTTTCCATCATCTGGAAGGTAGGAAGCTTTATTCTTGCTAGAGTCAAAGATCTAGTGCAGGATTGCCAAAGGCGAACTATTTGCTCCAAATTCAAACCTTCCAAGTGCTGTTTGAGATCACCGGGAATGTCTTGGTAAAATTTGAATTGTATGTTGAATCGATGATGGCTGTAGGGTTCATAAATGTAGAAGTGATCGAGTCGTGCAACCAAATAACTCGATCTAAGACTAACAAGGTACTTCCAGTAACCAAGGGGCAAGTCTTTATCATCAGTTAAGGTCATTTTGTTTGTCGAAGGAATAATTAGCTACGCTGGATTTTTAAATAAAGCAAGGGCAGTTAAATCTTCAAAAGTACGAGCCATTCTCTCACTAGTATAAGAGGTCATTAAGGGAACTCGTTTGCCATTTGAAGTAAAATGTGTCTCAAATCGATAAACAAGCCATCCATAAACATAATGAGTGAGAAAAGAAACTGCACAATACTTGAAGTCGGATGCATTCGAAATTCCTCTTAGGCCATGATAAATGCTTGCTAATACTGGAACTGCCCAGCAAAAATGACAAGAGGTTGCCATCATACTTGCAACTTTGAAAGTGCTTGGGCGAATTAAGCCTACGTCTTTTTCGGGAAGCACAAACTTACAAAGCCAACAAGATAAGTAAACAGCCAAGTAAACTTCTTCTCGGTCACTAGCTTTGACATGAAGATTAGAGAATGGCTTGTACCATCCTTTTGCCCAACGTTAGCATTTGTCAATGACACCAGAAGGATTATAGGTCTCTTTTGGTCTTGCATTGCTCttcttattatctttttttaGGCTCTCTATATCTTGAAGGGACACAAAACCAACATTTGATCCAATCGCTGATGGTCATCTCGTAACGGTCACCCATTTTCTTGCAGTTTTTATAGAAAGCGATAAATAAGAACTTGCAGCTTATGGATAGAGAAGACTTTCCATCATGATCAATCCCATCTAATTCATTTGCAGATGGGACGACTTCATCATAAAAAGAACCATCTATCGAAAGACCACCAAGCATCTTCATGTCCCACAAAAAGATGGATTCTTCTCCTTTAGCAGTACAAAGTGTGTTTAAGATCCCAATGCTCATAAAAGCCGCGCATGACATTCTCCTTAAAATCATAAGTAAAGAGTGAAGCAAAGATAGGTGCATATAGATGAGATGAAGTCATATTATGCTCATTGCTTGCTAATATATCCTCCGCTTATCCCAATAGCATTCGATGTCAGTAGCTCCAACGAAGAATGAAGAAGATGACCCCCATGATACATCTCCATTTTGGATGCGATGCCTTAGAAGTTGTAGCGCGCCATGTGAACATGAAGTCTTATGAAGAGATGATAGTAGCAATGTGACCCTTGAAGATTTGGTGATAGTGTTGTCGCCACCATAAGTTTCTCGCGCCGTCTGTAGACTCCAGGAAGAAAGATGAAGACCGCAATTTGAAGAAGACCAAGTGAGGGCATGACGACCGATAACAGGAGTGTAGACCACAAGTGTAGTACCCTCCTTGTGAAGTTTTGTTGTCTAAGATATGAAGATTTTTCGAAGATTAAGATGTAGTTTCCTTGAAGACGACTATTTTGAAGTATAAAATGCAATTTTGACGATTGATTGAAGAGTCCAAAATATGCattctaaaaaaattcagatGGAGTAAAAATGCTTCAATATGTAGAGTAATAAAGTCCTTAAAATCTGCAAGCTCACACAAGCAACAATACTacactaaaaaaatacaaaattagttAGAATCAAGCCATGTTGGATTAATTCATCGAGCacatgtcaaataaaaaaaagtgaccaaaagaaaaaaaatatgtacAGTTAAAAAAATCATGTACATATGGCATAGTCATTTGTATGGTTTATAATGAACAGTCCTATTCCATAaacaaaagtgataaaaatggaaaaagcGAGCCAATAAACATACAATCCGTGTCCAACAAATTCAGCCACTGTAGCatcatattttgataaaaaaaaggggGGGGGAtagaaaaatttatttgcaTGAGAAAGCATGcatttagaaaaagaaaagatggTACTTCTATACATGagatatttgtttcataaattcaTGAGGTCTCATACAACAACAGGTTATGCACGAATAACTTCAATAATCTGAGCATCCGATAAAATAAATCACTTTTCTTTGGTAAAATATGTGCTTGTGGAAAAGGGGAGGTGAATGTCATTACACACTAAACAATATTGTGCAgtgtttttctttctttgaataaaaaaaaagaagaagaaagaaaaagaaattcaaaGCCATACAAATTAAAGGGTGATGACGGCTTCAAGAATTATGATCATctggaagaaaaaaaagttacataCGTCAAGTCAAGCAAATAAAAGAGAAAGATAACAAACAATTTGAAACTATTTCTCATCGAAATTGagcttaaaaaaataaattttaaattaagagGGTGGAACGTGTTTTTCGCCGAGTTTTTTTAATTCGATGGAACATCTCCCCGTACACCTTCCGtatgaagctatgatggcaggacctGTTCAGTATCGTTAAATGTATCCGTTTGAAAGGTACTACATCTACAGTTCTATTTCATCGATCGAGCGGTTGGTACATgaactaattatttgattatgcaGATACCTgagaaaactcaaaaataaggTCTCGAATAAAGGCAGAGTGGAAGGAAGCATCAGCAGCGGATATCTATTAGAGGAAACAGCGAAATTTGCATCTTTCTATTTCAAGGATGATGATCCGATGCTACCATGTCGGatgcaaagaaatgaagtttaCGAAATGGACGTTGATGATGATGTCGACAGATTATCtattttcaaaccgaaagggTGACTTATCGGTGCTTGTCGGAACAGATATCTGGATGATGCTGAATATAATGCTGCCCGAAGCTATATCCTTCTGAATTGCACTGAAATTGAACCTTTCAGAGAGTATGTCTTAATATACACATTTAAGTTCAATATTGAAGAATTTTATACAAATTGTATTAATTCGCTCGTATTCTTGTAAATACAGTTTTTGAAGGCGAGTTGTATGAAATCAACCCCGAAATCACACAGACCAAAGTTGTAGTCAAGTTGGAGAGTGAATTCGCATTTTGGTTCGagcaatatgtaagtatttatGTCGTTTTATCGTCGTAGTTGTATATATTATCGTGTTGATCCGTATAAATAATTGTGCTACAGGTGAAAGACCCAACTGTCTGTACCAATCCCTATATTCTAAGTCTTGTAGAAGGACCGCTTAGATCGGTCAAAACATTCAAGGGGTACTGTGTGAACGGGTTTAAATTCAATACTGAAGAATATGGGGAGGATCGGGTTACAATGAATAGCGGAGTTTGTGTAAAAGGATCACTCTACGGCCCGGCTGAAAGcgacttttatggagtgttgACTGACATTATcgagttagagtatccagctctaCCGATAAAAAGGACGGtcttatttaaatgtaattggtttGATCCTACGAAAAAGGTTGGTATGTTAGCCCATCCTCGGTATAACATAGTGGATGTTAATCACAGAAAGAGGTACAACAAATATGAACCTTTCATTTTAGCTGAACAGTCCGATCAAGTACATTACTTACCTTATCTAGCAAAAGGCGAGACAAGAAAGACTGGTGGGCAGTATGCAAGATAAAAGCTCGCTCTGAGCTAGACATGCCTGAAACAACTGTTCCAGGTTTTCAAGATGATAGTGCAGATCATCCGCTCGATGTCATAACAAATGAAGAACCGACAAATTTAGTTGATCTGAATGGCGAGGCGGACGAGGCTGCATTACACAACCCTCCATTAGTAGAGACGGAAGATGATTATCCACCATCTTCATCAGACGATGATGACATTGGAGTGGCAGATAATATAGAAATTATCTATATTATCTGATTATAGTATTATGTGATTACTAAACTATAGACATTTTACAATAGACGTTTTACAATAGACGTTTTACAGAATAGTTAGCATTGGAGtacattttaataaataaccGTTTATTTTTGAATCAATGGAGGTTACGTTAGCAATTCAAACGAAGAATAGCTATTTTGGCAACAAACACAAACACATtggataattatataaatttaccaCAAAAGCAACTTTTAATATGTATTGCTATAGTAACATACCGTTGATGTAAAAAGTAAAATCAATTACCAATATATACTAAatgaaatgataataaaatcactatgtaaaagacaaataaattaagaaaagacGACATTTTTTCTTGCACATTTGTTAAAACCAAACTAACATACTTTTGTATTCAGTATATATTTATCATTTCACCGTGATTATGGATATGTTAATTCATGTTACCTAGTTAAAAATGTTATTTGGTGATGAATTTCATTGtctatctcttttttttattgggGAGGAGCGCTTGTAGGAGGAAATGAACCCATGACCTTGACAGTTTACTGTCCagcgcttatactatttgaatCACAGCTCGTTATACTATTTGAGTTACAGCTCGTTGGTTTCattgtttatcttaaatttgcAGGAGGATGGCTGGGTAATATGTAGAGTATTTAAGAAAAAGAATCTGTTCAAAATTGTAAATGAAGGAGGAACAAGCACCAACTCATCTGATCACCACCAactcaacaacaacaacaacacatCAATTACCATGCAACCTCGTAGTTACATGCACTTACCTTTTGAACTAAACAAACCTGAACTTGCACTTCATCACTACCCACACACCATGGCTACATCTCAATATTCTATTTTCCAATCTCAAACCCTAGCTCCATCCCATACTACCAAGCTATTAGGTTACGAATACTCGAACCCCGCTAGGGATTGTGAAAGTGGAAGTGAAAGTATTAGATATGATCAAGCTGGTTTAGATGTGGGGAGTTGTGATCAAGCAACCGCTGCAGGCGGATTGAATGATCATTGGGCTATGCTTGATCGGATTGTTACTCCTCATCTTGCCGGTAATGCGAATCCGTCATCCGTTCAACCGATTAATCACCACTCGATGCGCGGGGAGATGGATTTTTGGggctatgaaaaataattaatgctTTTAAATACTCTCTTTGTGTTTTAAAATTgctatatatttttcatttcatttttaagTAAGAATGAGATGAATATTTAAACTACAAAAAAAACCTGTAATTTAATTAtgtgattttatgtaattttttctatttgtgAAAGATTTATTGGAAATTGTATATTACAAGTAAAATCTATTCACatcgttttatttttataatgtgGTGCTGTTAATTATGAGAatagtgttttattttttaagagaGATAGagatatttatcaaaaaaaacagagataaatataaataggtCTCTTTAGATaagtatttataaaaagataaaatattcttaaaaatacAACGTCAaagtttgttttaaaaaataggcaaaagatataaaaaaaatcctcgtagttttcacaaaagtacagATAAGTCCTTTAAGTTTTTTGGGTATAATTAAACCctcttattttcaaatagaacaaataactctTTTCGTCCAACATCATTAGAACTACTcattaatggctgacatgtttcttataatcatataggaaaaaagttcaaaaataattttaatgattaaaatatgtaccaaaaatttgagggggtaagtgtcccaaaagtaaattaaaagggtttatttgttcgattttaaaacaacgagggtttaattgttcaatattaaaaacacgaggacataattgtgcccaaaaaaagtaaaagggttgatctgtacttttgaaaaaaatcgagggtttttttgtaccttctgcctaCAAACATAcaatttgtaccctttttgcaaaaatattgttttttaatattaaaaatatgattttggtTAACCAACAGTATACTAACAGGTTACTAACTATACtacaaaataatttatgttttaaatacacaattttagtttactaaaaaattattaatgatatactacaaaattaattaattataacttTATTAGCGGTTTACTCAAAGTTCGCTAATGgtgtacaaaaaataaaattaataattttcttaaaaggTACAATTTATTTATACACAATTAAAGTTCACTAATAGTTTACTAAAgatttattaatgatatattcaaaataaaatttattacaagttaaagAACTGTTTACCTAAagttaaccattagttaaccaacACCAAAAATACTACAGATACATCAAGAGTGCCGCATCCATATTCtcatttcttcaaacactaaGAGTGCGGCACCAAAATCGGATCACCACCGACAACCACCATCCTCCACAACCATCACATCAGACAATAATTAAAATCATGCACAaagaaattatatgaaaaaacaGGATAATCATTATAGAACAGCCGCCGCCATCATCGAAAAAGCAGAACAGTCGCCGTCTCCACTGGTGGTGACACTGTTGATTGTGGTAGATGAAGATCTATATGCAACCACCAAAATTATATCCTTCTACGCTCTCTCTACCAACAAATCTCATCTCTCGCACTTACAGTCTCCAATACTGACACTATTAGAAAACAttcgattagcgacggattttaaatccatcgctaaaatctaatttagcgacggatttagcaaCGGAATTgaaatccatcgctaaatcctaaaaaaaaattggcgggatgaaGCCCGCCATTTTTtgtcacttttagcgacggcttttataatctgtcgctaaaagtaagacatttagcgacggaatattacatctgtcgctaaatgcttacttttagcgacCGATTGTGAAATTCGTTgctaaaagtattttttttattaaaataattatattagaatgcgAGAGTAAagtgtaaaaataataatttgttttttaattaattattaaaatattatatatcaattatttatttaaaaataattagtatgaaaaaataattattttata is a window of Mercurialis annua linkage group LG2, ddMerAnnu1.2, whole genome shotgun sequence DNA encoding:
- the LOC126669727 gene encoding protein BEARSKIN2 encodes the protein MASSNGGGGGGGGVPPGFRFHPTDEELLHYYLKKKISFQKFDMEVVREVDLNKMEPWELQERCRIGATPQNEWYFFSHKDRKYPTGSRTNRATNAGFWKATGRDKCIRNVYKKIGMRKTLVFYRGRAPHGQKTDWIMHEYRLEDGDDVDANSNEDGWVICRVFKKKNLFKIVNEGGTSTNSSDHHQLNNNNNTSITMQPRTYMHLPFELNKPELALHHYPHTMATSQYSIFQSQTLAPSHTTKLLGYEYSNPARDCESGSESIRYDQAGLDVGSCDQATAAGGLNDHWAMLDRIVTPHLAGNANSSSVQPINHQSMRGEMDFWGYEK